A single genomic interval of Megalobrama amblycephala isolate DHTTF-2021 linkage group LG17, ASM1881202v1, whole genome shotgun sequence harbors:
- the LOC125250927 gene encoding uncharacterized protein DDB_G0271670-like → INIFVILIPSSSSSSSSSSSSSSLPPTSLQSSLSSTQTAKPLISATSTSSSSFLQSSANSQPSSPLKSATSSILSSMPSSSSSQSSSPTLPSSLPSSTQSSAPSLSVSLLSSSTSSSSVPLSSSILQPSSPSTPSSSPTLTLLSTTSSILSKTSTSTLSSSAGPSTLSSVPSSSFIAPYSSVPLTSTTTPVAQSSLSATSSSSSLSLPSSANSQPPSSSPSSSPTLTSLSSTTTSSILSSTPSLSYSPSSGPSSSVPLLSSLSSSSTPTST, encoded by the coding sequence ATTAACATCTTCGTCATCCTCAtcccatcatcatcatcatcatcatcatcatcatcatcatcatcctcactACCACCAacatcactccagtcttcactATCATCAACCCAAACAGCAAAGCCTTTAATATCAGCAACCTCTACATCATCTTCCTCATTTTTACAATCATCAGCAAACTCGCAGCCTTCATCACCATTAAAATCAGCGACATCTTCTATACTATCTTCTATgccatcttcatcatcttcacaATCTTCATCACCAACATTACCATCATCTTTACCATCATCTACACAATCTTCAGCACCCTCTTTATCAGTCTCACTATTGTCGTCATCAACATCATCTTCATCAGTCCCACTATCATCATCAATCTTGCAGCCTTCATCACCATCCACACCATCTTCATCACCAACATTAACATTGTTATCAACAACATCTTCAATACTATCAAAAACATCTACATCAACTTTATCATCATCAGCAGGACCATCTACACTATCATCTGTACCATCTTCATCATTCATAGCACCATATTCATCAGTGCCACTAACATCAACAACAACCCCAGTAGCACAGTCCTCACTATCAGCAACCTCTTCATCATCTTCCTTATCCTTACCATCATCAGCAAACTCACAGCCTCCATCATCATCCCCATCTTCATCACCAACATTAACATCATTATCATCAACAACAACGTCTTCAATACTATCTTCCACACCCTCCTTATCATATTCACCATCATCAGGACCATCTTCATCAGTCCCACTATTGTCATCATTATCTTCTTCTTCAACACCAACATCAACA
- the LOC125250922 gene encoding flocculation protein FLO11-like has translation MNLASGSTALPLFPTTQQSSTPSSPSSQTPQSSSPFMAPSSTVPLLSSSSSSSSTLSSTPSSTPTLTSLLSLTSSITPSSPSSAPLLSSSSPSSSSTLSSTPSSILSTTPSLSSSPSSPHQSSPSSLLPSSSSPSTLAITPPSSSSLLTPESFSSSSTSPMSSLAASLSSPTTMSSSSSPSRSIRPSLSSPTSAESMLSSTPSSSLPSTSFPQTPSASSPPSRSPTLPPSSSPTAMFQTTTLSFSLSSSSSLPSSINSQHSSPTLTPSLSSSSSVLSSSPSSYLPFSAPSSSVPLLSSTTTAAQSALIATSTSYSLPLPSSANLQPSSPSPPSSPPTLTPSSSSILSSKTSSSSASSTSLSVSLLQSSTTPSSSVPLSSSSITLAAQPSLSATSTSSSSSIPSSANSQPTSPSPPSSSPTLTSSLSSTSSSIMSSPPSSSSSPSSAPSSSVPLSSASSSSMLSSTPFSSPKLSVQSFSTPQSSSSISTSPPAPTTTSFSSSSSSSITSLSDAHTCKNSQKLNSPTQFCYLTTRGHINSLATIFHIPMVFITNPTIITDLTTVISLTNHDAIFTIFAIYVTNQTLFIFTKLSKINIIIHTIIITNVTIFIKLNTTYIILTTFNITNYTTLFTIITNHNTVINNHISIIQTITIVTTFYILTIIITTDLTTILL, from the exons ATGAACCTGGCATCAG GATCAACAGCCTTGCCACTATTTCCCACAACCCAACAATCTTCAACACCATCTTCACCATCATCACAGACACCACAGTCATCCTCACCATTCATGGCACCATCTTCAACAGTCCCACTattgtcatcatcatcatcttcttctTCAACACTATCATCTACACCATCTTCAACACCAACATTAACATCACTGTTATCATTAACATCTTCAATAACACCATCTTCACCATCCTCAGCCCCactattatcatcatcatcaccttcttcttcttcaactCTATCATCTACACCATCTTCAATACTATCAACAACACCATCCTTATCATCTTCACCAAGCTCACCTCATCAATCCTCACCATCATCACTACTACCCTCATCATCTTCGCCATCAACACTAGCAATAACTCcaccatcttcatcatcacTACTAACTCCAGAATCATTTTCATCATCTTCAACATCACCAATGTCATCATTAGCAGCCTCATTATCATCACCAACCACAATGTCTTCATCATCCTCACCATCTAGATCAATAAGACCCTCTTTATCTTCACCAACCTCAGCAGAATCAATGTTATCATCCACACCATCTTCATCACTACCATCAACATCATTCCCACAAACTCCATCAGCATCTTCACCACCTTCACGATCACCAACATTGCCACCATCTTCATCACCAACCGCAATGTTCCAAACAACAACCTTGTCATTTTCTTTATCATCTTCCTCATCCTTACCATCATCAATAAATTCACAGCATTCATCACCAACATTAACACCATcgttatcatcatcatcttcagtACTATCATCTTCACCATCCTCTTATTTACCATTCTCAGCACCATCGTCATCAGTCCCACTATTGTCATCAACAACCACAGCAGCACAGTCCGCATTAATAGCAACTTCTACATCATATTCCTTACCTTTACCATCATCAGCAAACTTACAGCCTTCATCACCATCCCCACCATCTTCACCACCAACATTAACACCGTCATCATCTTCAATATTATCATCTAAAACATCATCATCTTCAGCATCCTCAACATCTTTATCAGTCTCATTATTGCAATCATCAACAACGCCATCTTCATCAGTCCcactatcatcatcatcaataaCTCTAGCAGCACAACCCTCACTATCAGCAACCTCAACATCATCTTCCTCATCCATACCATCATCAGCAAACTCACAGCCTACATCGCCATCCCCACCATCTTCATCACCTACATTAACATCTTcattatcatcaacatcatCTTCAATAATGTCATCTCCACCATCCTCATCATCTTCACCATCCTCAGCACCATCTTCATCAGTCCCACTATCGTCAGCATCATCTTCTTCAATGTTATCATCTACACCATTTTCATCACCAAAATTATCAGTGCAATCATTTTCAACCCCACAATCTTCATCATCAATCTCAACATCACCACCTGCACCAACTACAACATCcttctcatcatcatcatcatcatcaataaCCTCATTATCAG ATGCCCACACTTGTAAAAACTCACAGAAGCTGAACTCCCCAACACAGTTCTGCTATTTGACCACTAGAGGGCA CATCAACAGCCTTGCCACTATTTTCCACATCCCAATGGTCTTCATCACCAACCCCACCATCATCACAGACCTCACCACAGTCATCAGCCTCACCAATCATGATGCCATCTTTACAATCTTTGCCATCTACGTCACCAACCAGACACTCTTCATCTTCACCAAGCTCAGCAAAATCAACATTATCATCCacaccatcatcatcaccaaTGTCACCATCTTCATCAAACTCAACACAACCTATATCATACTTACCACCTTTAACATCACCAACTATACAACCTTATTCACCATCATTACCAACCACAACACTGTCATCAACAACCACATTTCCATCATCCAAACCATCACCATTGTCACAACCTTCTATATcctcaccatcatcatcaccactGACCTCACCACCATCCTCCTCTAA
- the LOC125250928 gene encoding dentin sialophosphoprotein → MVMMIEMMKMEIVDMIVLKMLMIKMMLMLLMKMAGNDEEGCKFVDDGKDEEDDVEVADSEGCAAGVDDNEVAGTDEDGAEDGEDGVDDGTENSVDDNDDSNFGDEDGEDDVVEEEDDEDSGTDEDDAEDCEDGIDVNVGDEDGKNDGGVDDSVEEDDDDNSVTDEDGAAADDVEDDEDGVVDIIEDVVDDNNVDVGVEDEDNDDNSGTDEDGPEDGEYDEEGVEDCIEDDVDDDNDVNVGDEDGDDDGGCEFANDGKDKEDDEEVADSEDCATGVAVDVSGTDEYGTMNDEDGTDDSVDGPADSKVEKFLMLKIVDNNINVGDEDGKDDEEGIDVSVEEDDDDNSATDEDGAADDGKVVDEDSGTGEDGVEDGEDDNDDVNFDDDDDDSRTVENGSEDGEDDVDGVDGSIKDDGDVGAEDGGDDDGGCEFADDGKDEEDDIEVADTEGCAWVDDNNDDDSGTNEDGVMDDEDDEGGGDDSIDGDDVEDSGTGEDGAENGEDDNSDVNFGDKDGDDDDSGTVENCSENGVDGSVEDVDNDDFGEEGCEFVDDGKDKEDDVEVTDSTGCAARVDDTGNDENDSVDDDDDDDDDDDSGTNEDGAMDGEDDEDGGDDSIEDVDDDVVNFGDEYEDDGADDGVKEEVDEDDNSGTDEDGPEDGEYDEDCVEDSIEDIVDDDNNDVRDEDGVDGGEGCEFADDGKDEEEDVKVADSEGCAGGVDDDVIGTDEDGAMNAEDDEDAGDDSIEDVVDDVNVGDEDGKDDGADNSVEEEDDDDCIVTDEDGAADDGEDDEDGVVDSIDNVVDDSNVNVGDEDGGDGDEDFEFAVDGKNVEDDGEVADTEGCATGVDDRDDVNCETDKDGVNSIEDGDDDGDDNSGTDEDGAEDDEDSVDDNTEEDNEDNSGTDGDCAEDGEDDEDGLDIENDDDDDFNIDEEEGGNGDKGCEFADDGNDGDDVEVEDTEACAGGVDDCGTDKDGSEDGEDDDSIKGDDDDDEDGVDDLIEDGVDNDVNDGDEVGVDDNRDEEDSVNDGIENGDDDRDDEDGDSRYDSSEDVDDKDDVNVADEDGRNDEEGCKFVDDGKDEEDDVEVADSEGCAAGVDDNEVAGTDEDGAEDGEDGVDDGTENSVDDNDDSNFGDEDGEDDVVEEEDDEDSGTDEDDAEDCEDGIDVNVGDEDGKNDGGVDDSVEEDDDDNSVTDEDGAAADDVEDDEDGVVDIIEDVVDDNNVDVGVEEEDNDDNSGTDEDGPEDGEYDEEGVEDCIEDDVDDDNDVNVGDEDGDDDGGCEFANDGKDKEDDEEVADSEDCATGVAVDVSGTDEYGTMNDEDGGDDSMVKMMKNGVDDSVEEDDDDNSATDEDGAADDGKVVDEDSGTGEDGVEDDDDDDDSRTVENGSEDGEDDVDGVDGSIKDGDGDVGMVEAEFAEMVGMMSC, encoded by the exons ATGGTGATGATGATAGAGATGATGAAGATGGAGATAGTAGATATGATAGTTCTGAAGATGTTGATGATAAAGATGATGTTAATGTTGCTGATGAAGATGGCAGGGAATGATGAGGAAGGCTGCAAGTTTGTTGATGATGGTAaggatgaggaagatgatgTAGAAGTTGCTGACAGTGAGGGCTGTGCTGCTGGGGTTGATGATAATGAGGTTGCTGGGACCGATGAAGATGGTGCTGAGGATGGTGAAGATGGTGTAGATGATGGTACTGAAAATAGtgttgatgataatgatgaCAGTAATTTTGGTGATGAAGATGGTGAAGATGATGTTGTAGAAGAAGAAGATGACGAAGATAGTGGGACTGATGAAGATGATGCTGAGGATTGTGAAGATGGTATTGATGTTAATGTTGGTGATGAAGATGGTAAAAATGATGGTGGTGTAGATGATAGTGTtgaagaagatgatgatgacAATAGTGTGACTGATGAAGAtggtgctgctgctgatgatgttgaagatgatgaagatggtGTTGTTGATATTATTGAAGATGTTGTTGATGATAACAATGTTGATGTTGGTGTTGAAGATGAAGATAATGATGACAATAGTGGGACTGATGAAGATGGTCCTGAGGATGGTGAATATGATGAGGAGGGTGTGGAAGATTGTATTGAAGACGATGTTGATGATGATAACGATGTTAATGTTGGTGATGAAGATGGGGATGATGATGGAGGCTGTGAGTTTGCTAATGATGGTAAGGATAAGGAAGATGATGAAGAGGTTGCTGATAGTGAGGACTGTGCTACTGGGGTTGCTGTTGATGTTAGTGGCACTGATGAATATGGTACTATGAATGATGAGGATGGTACAGATGATAGTGTAGATGGTCCTGCTGATAGTAAAGTTGAGAAGTTTTTGATGTTGAAGATTGTTGATAACAATATTAATGTTGGTGATGAAGATGGTAAAGATGATGAAGAAGGTATAGATGTTAGTGTTGAAGAAGACGATGATGACAATAGTGCGACTGATGAAGatggtgctgctgatgatgGTAAAGTTGTTGATGAAGATAGTGGGACTGGTGAAGATGGTGTTGAAGATGGTGAAGATGATAACGATGATGTTAATTTTG atgatgatgatgacgatagTAGGACTGTTGAAAATGGTTCTGAGGATGGTGAAGATGATGTGGATGGTGTAGATGGTAGCATTAAAGATGATGGTGATGTTGGTGCTGAAGATGGTGGGGATGATGATGGAGGCTGTGAGTTTGCTGATGATGGTAAGGATGAGGAAGATGATATAGAAGTTGCTGATACTGAAGGCTGTGCTTGGgttgatgataataatgatgACGATAGTGGCACTAATGAAGATGGTGTTatggatgatgaagatgatgaaggtGGTGGAGATGATAGTATTGATGGCGATGATGTGGAAGATAGTGGGACAGGTGAAGATGGTGCTGAGAATGGTGAAGATGATAACAGTGATGTTAATTTTGGTGATaaagatggtgatgatgatgacagTGGGACTGTCGAAAATTGTTCTGAGAATGGTGTAGATGGTAGCGTTGAAGATGTTGATAATGATGATTTTGGTGAAGAAGGCTGTGAGTTTGTTGATGATGGTAAGGACAAGGAAGATGATGTTGAGGTTACTGATAGTACGGGCTGTGCTGCTAGGGTTGATGATACTGGGAATGATGAAAATGATagtgttgatgatgatgatgatgatgatgatgatgacgatagTGGGACTAATGAAGATGGTGCTATGGAtggtgaagatgatgaagatggtGGAGATGATAGTATTGAAGATGTTGATGATGATGTCGTTAATTTTGGTGATGAATATGAAGATGATGGTGCAGATGACGGTGTTAAAGAAGAAGTTGATGAAGATGACAATAGTGGGACTGATGAAGATGGTCCTGAGGATGGTGAATATGATGAGGATTGCGTGGAAGATAGTATCGAAGACATTGTTGATGATGATAACAATGATGTTCGTGATGAAGATGGTGTGGATGGCGGTGAAGGCTGTGAGTTTGCTGATGATGGTAAGGATGAGGAAGAAGATGTGAAGGTTGCTGATAGTGAGGGCTGTGCTGGTGGGGTTGATGATGATGTTATTGGGACTGATGAAGATGGTGCTATGAATgctgaagatgatgaagatgcTGGAGATGATAGTATTGAAGATGTTGTTGATGATGTTAATGTTGGTGATGAAGATGGTAAAGATGATGGTGCAGATAATAGTGTTGAagaagaagatgatgatgacTGTATTGTGACTGATGAAGatggtgctgctgatgatggtgaagatgatgaagatggtGTTGTTGATAGTATTGACAATGTTGTTGATGATAGCAATGTTAATGTTGGTGATGAAGATGGTGGGGATGGTGATGAAGATTTTGAGTTTGCTGTTGATGGTAAGAATGTGGAAGATGATGGAGAGGTTGCTGATACTGAGGGCTGTGCTACTGGGGTTGATGATAGAGATGATGTAAATTGTGAAACTGATAAAGATGGTGTTAATAGTATTgaagatggtgatgatgatggtgatgacaATAGTGGGACTGATGAAGATGGTgctgaagatgatgaagatagTGTGGATGATAATACTGAAGAAGACAATGAAGACAATAGTGGGACTGATGGGGATTGTGCTGAGGAtggtgaagatgatgaagatggtTTAGATATtgaaaatgatgatgatgatgattttaaTATTGATGAAGAAGAAGGTGGGAATGGTGATAAAGGCTGTGAGTTTGCTGATGATGgtaatgatggtgatgatgtAGAGGTTGAGGATACTGAGGCCTGTGCTGGTGGTGTTGATGATTGTGGGACAGATAAAGATGGCAGTGAGGATGGTGAAGATGATGATAGTATTaaaggtgatgatgatgatgatgaggatggTGTAGATGATCTTATTGAAGATGGTGTTGATAATGATGTTAATGATGGTGATGAAGTTGGTGTTGATGATAATAGAGATGAGGAggacagtgtaaatgatggtattGAGAATGGTGATGATGATAGAGATGATGAAGATGGAGATAGTAGATATGATAGTTCTGAAGATGTTGATGATAAAGATGATGTTAATGTTGCTGATGAAGATGGCAGGAATGATGAGGAAGGCTGCAAGTTTGTTGATGATGGTAaggatgaggaagatgatgTAGAAGTTGCTGACAGTGAGGGCTGTGCTGCTGGGGTTGATGATAATGAGGTTGCTGGGACCGATGAAGATGGTGCTGAGGATGGTGAAGATGGTGTAGATGATGGTACTGAAAATAGtgttgatgataatgatgaCAGTAATTTTGGTGATGAAGATGGTGAAGATGATGTTGTAGAAGAAGAAGATGACGAAGATAGTGGGACTGATGAAGATGATGCTGAGGATTGTGAAGATGGTATTGATGTTAATGTTGGTGATGAAGATGGTAAAAATGATGGTGGTGTAGATGATAGTGTtgaagaagatgatgatgacAATAGTGTGACTGATGAAGAtggtgctgctgctgatgatgttgaagatgatgaagatggtGTTGTTGATATTATTGAAGATGTTGTTGATGATAACAATGTTGATGTTGGTGTTGAAGAAGAAGATAATGATGACAATAGTGGGACTGATGAAGATGGTCCTGAGGATGGTGAATATGATGAGGAGGGTGTGGAAGATTGTATTGAAGACGATGTTGATGATGATAACGATGTTAATGTTGGTGATGAAGATGGGGATGATGATGGAGGCTGTGAGTTTGCTAATGATGGTAAGGATAAGGAAGATGATGAAGAGGTTGCTGATAGTGAGGACTGTGCTACTGGGGTTGCTGTTGATGTTAGTGGGACTGATGAATATGGTACTATGAATGATGAGGATGGTGGAGATGATAGT ATGGTAAAGATGATGAAGAATGGTGTAGATGATAGTGTTGAAGAAGACGATGATGACAATAGTGCGACTGATGAAGatggtgctgctgatgatgGTAAAGTTGTTGATGAAGATAGTGGGACTGGTGAAGATGGTGTTGAAGATG atgatgatgatgacgatagTAGGACTGTTGAAAATGGTTCTGAGGATGGTGAAGATGATGTGGATGGTGTAGATGGTAGCATTAAAGATGGTGATGGTGATGTGGGGATGGTGGAGGCTGAGTTTGCTGAGATGGTGGGGATGATGAGTTGCTGA